The Syntrophorhabdaceae bacterium DNA window CTATATTCCTGATATTATCAAGGGCAGTCGTGGCGAAATCCTCTTTTACGGTGTCCACGAGCGTCAACTGCTCATCTTTAATGAGATAATTGTTGTACGATGTGCCGTTCGGCGTGACGTATCCGTGGAAATCCCTTACTCCCCAGTCGATTGCCCCGACCCAGTAAATATCCGGTTTGATTTCTACGGCCCTCATAAGTCTCCCTCCAGGCGATCGCACAACCAGAATTCAACTGCTGTTTAATAAATCTATACATAAAAGAACGAAAAAACAAGCCACTGATAGGTGTTTTGGGGCATATATTTTCGCCGAGAGTGAGGTTTATTTGCAATTTTTGTGGTATGGTACTTAAAGGTACCACAATGACAAACGCAAGGGAACAAAAGAAATGTACGAGAAGTCCGGCTGATCCGACCGGTTTGCGCTTAATCTCAGAAGAATACTATCATTTCAAGGTACTCTTGTTGGCCGCAGACCCCCGGAGTATGCGCATAAGCAAAAAAACTTTGAGGCCTCACGGCATAGAGGTTCTTGAAGCCGTAAGTGAGACAGATGCCCTCAATCTTCTCAAAAAGGAATCTCCAGACCTGATCGTCATAGACGCAGACCTGCCCCGTGCAAATGGTTTTGATTTCTGCGTTTCCTTGCGGCTGGACCCCAATATAGGGCCTATCCCCATCATCTTTCTCGTGTCGTCACTTAGTACCCACGAGCAGGTTACCGCCATGGAGTCAGGCGCTGACGGCCTTCTCGAGAAACCCATAGATCCTGAGCTGCTTCTCGCCTATGTAATAAATTTTCTCAAAAGACGCAGTGGGGAGGTCGAAAACTTCAGGGTCTTAAGAACTCTCGGCAGGTATATCTCAAGTCGCGCACGCGAGAAGGCCGGGCTCGGCGGGACTGAAAAGATTCATGCGACGATCCTTTTTTCCGATATGAGAGGCTTCACCGAAAAAACGTTAAACAAGAGGATTGAAGACATATTCAAATCGATCAGTGACCTCGCCTCACGACAGATTACGATCGTCCATCAGTTCGGCGGATACATCGATAAGTTTACCGGTGACGGACTGCTCGCGGTATTTGACGCTCAAAGCCATGTGCTGGACGCCTGCAACGCCGCGC harbors:
- a CDS encoding adenylate/guanylate cyclase domain-containing protein, with product MRISKKTLRPHGIEVLEAVSETDALNLLKKESPDLIVIDADLPRANGFDFCVSLRLDPNIGPIPIIFLVSSLSTHEQVTAMESGADGLLEKPIDPELLLAYVINFLKRRSGEVENFRVLRTLGRYISSRAREKAGLGGTEKIHATILFSDMRGFTEKTLNKRIEDIFKSISDLASRQITIVHQFGGYIDKFTGDGLLAVFDAQSHVLDACNAALEIVDSFENIKGIPLGTPPPIGMGINCGELLRGNIGGPEHMDFSVIGSTVNLAARLCGQAQSLEIIVSKAVADTVKGILTTDGGRTVRLKGVGSTRIYRLKGRMDEPGA